Proteins encoded together in one Flavobacteriales bacterium window:
- a CDS encoding right-handed parallel beta-helix repeat-containing protein yields MTYKIETVSFPFTPRDQEHTVGDRTMVMPTIESFQFVNGADARCTGYAWEANVPLAPNTKDLMRSVTGNINASNAGPQNMMSRPASLISALFKDYSVGNLCGSDAYRNWLPHTVLKHTIYVTSPGFGVADSISWVYDNTRGRMRHYPFTAFGTGQSPNWDVIFRPILLTNPNGHTYFETNNSSWYPNGTANYFPAPVVPTGLEDILYPSDPGNTVYPDPNYPNSLHPPPFSLLEAPLLNIDGEAYAGYTNDQNDDQQELFQGSPAWDVAHEYIIDKPIDLRLINAAEMIIYNPSEAAIDIDPSYPGRKLIFPSGYTFSTVHGVHPSPASVQTADPDGLYPHPLLAPVESTLPDLPGYDHPSIYYVRDGSTLEIEPCVTIMDATIYVEDGAAVRYYPGAINGNFSFEWENEAMSKVELAVPGDLRLCPGECYIADTYEVMDMTVTNGGHWTTTTLPNDANNDGHLLIGGTLRIASGQTVDISPGVVLEFGPNGKVIVERGAVLDATEATFTNACELMWQGIEVWGTTNASQEPTGGNPDQGEFYAYDCLFENARTAIKVYRPGHFDHNGGLVRVRYSTFRNNHMGIEMWPTQNMVGGIEKANRSAIFLNEFETTDFLLDPTYGDGIHRRAALEHIRLWGIKNPFLNGNDFTTAVPGHTFPPHLRGTGIMAFDSDVTVASCSFHGLTEGVWVANFPYFKGVRIRNNTFTDCVHSVVLQGTLLAEVTRNEIQVPISAAWPYADDDVRRGYNNPVGIYLIGSTNYHVEENTVTGSETQQHLLHKQYSFGIVASESMFTWQDTPDMFTDALFEQSSASIFLNRVTGCTFGIQMEGDNKGAYDLNDPTTHGYGLLVECNDMQDGGQNWWFDMAVVGNWTPGMTYSGVLRDQGYCDVLNPQYQAGNKFPSCDQEPFHLVFDINADATLFRYSDIASKLPAMLCREAQGALFIECDDLLGARECESTIDCDPPCADLVLGSLQSKLLVLEDLLSEATDSLGRDSLLRKHAALKAKQQHYHNAQLRYYLEAENMDSVLALVRRNEQQTELHWSLYFYMSKAMYAEADSIIDLMIAQGGGTPSAHTALVQLQLSLLNAQIAPENMTPAQHALLEAMVEENPYGSPSAQALLSLAYRTPYKRVPWLMNDTLPEKMVERPTATASCQLRCYPNPADDRVILVGCWDEGTTVSMHLYDAHGSRLAVAWRQQGQRLELDLSRFPSGLYMAVVHTALGTEPVRFLVR; encoded by the coding sequence ATGACCTATAAGATCGAAACGGTGTCGTTCCCCTTCACGCCAAGGGATCAGGAGCACACAGTTGGGGACCGCACGATGGTGATGCCGACGATCGAGAGCTTCCAGTTCGTCAATGGCGCTGATGCACGCTGCACCGGATATGCCTGGGAGGCCAACGTGCCATTGGCTCCGAACACCAAGGACCTGATGCGCAGCGTCACAGGTAACATCAATGCTAGTAACGCTGGACCGCAAAATATGATGTCTAGGCCTGCGTCATTGATCTCCGCGTTGTTCAAGGACTATTCGGTCGGCAATCTCTGCGGAAGTGATGCTTACCGCAATTGGCTGCCGCACACCGTTCTGAAGCATACGATCTACGTCACCAGCCCCGGATTTGGCGTCGCGGACTCGATCTCATGGGTTTACGACAACACCCGCGGGCGCATGCGGCACTATCCGTTCACCGCTTTTGGCACAGGCCAATCGCCGAACTGGGACGTGATCTTCCGACCCATTCTCCTGACCAATCCCAACGGCCATACCTACTTCGAGACGAACAACAGCAGCTGGTATCCGAACGGCACCGCCAACTACTTTCCTGCACCTGTTGTGCCAACCGGACTTGAGGATATCCTCTACCCATCCGACCCCGGCAATACGGTCTATCCGGACCCGAACTATCCGAACAGCCTCCATCCGCCTCCATTCTCATTGCTCGAAGCTCCGTTGCTCAATATCGATGGTGAAGCATACGCAGGATACACCAATGACCAGAATGATGATCAGCAGGAGTTGTTTCAAGGGTCACCAGCTTGGGACGTGGCGCATGAATACATCATCGATAAACCGATCGACCTGCGACTGATCAATGCTGCCGAGATGATCATCTACAATCCGAGCGAGGCCGCGATCGACATAGACCCGAGCTATCCAGGTCGAAAGCTCATTTTTCCATCTGGATACACGTTCAGCACGGTGCACGGGGTGCATCCTTCGCCAGCCTCCGTGCAGACCGCAGACCCGGATGGCCTCTATCCACATCCCTTGCTCGCACCCGTCGAAAGTACACTGCCTGACCTGCCGGGCTATGATCATCCTTCGATCTACTATGTACGGGATGGTAGCACTTTAGAGATCGAGCCATGTGTGACCATCATGGACGCGACCATTTATGTCGAGGACGGCGCGGCCGTGCGCTACTACCCCGGCGCGATCAATGGCAACTTCTCGTTCGAGTGGGAGAACGAGGCCATGAGCAAGGTGGAGCTCGCGGTCCCCGGCGATCTGAGGTTATGCCCGGGCGAGTGTTACATCGCCGACACGTATGAGGTGATGGACATGACCGTGACCAACGGAGGTCATTGGACCACCACCACCCTGCCCAACGACGCGAACAACGATGGTCATCTTTTGATCGGAGGTACGCTGCGGATCGCATCCGGCCAGACCGTCGACATTTCGCCCGGGGTTGTCCTGGAATTCGGCCCCAACGGCAAGGTGATCGTGGAACGCGGTGCCGTCTTGGATGCCACTGAGGCCACGTTCACCAATGCGTGCGAGCTGATGTGGCAGGGCATCGAAGTATGGGGCACCACGAACGCCTCTCAAGAGCCCACAGGAGGTAATCCGGACCAGGGCGAGTTCTACGCGTACGATTGCCTCTTCGAGAACGCCCGGACCGCCATCAAGGTCTACCGACCAGGTCATTTCGACCACAATGGGGGTCTGGTCCGTGTTCGCTACAGCACCTTCCGGAACAACCACATGGGCATCGAGATGTGGCCCACGCAGAACATGGTGGGCGGTATCGAGAAGGCCAATCGTTCGGCGATCTTCCTGAACGAATTCGAGACGACGGACTTCCTGTTGGACCCCACCTACGGCGATGGCATTCATCGACGCGCAGCCCTGGAGCATATCCGCCTATGGGGCATCAAGAACCCGTTCCTCAATGGCAACGACTTCACCACGGCCGTGCCGGGCCATACGTTCCCCCCGCACCTGCGCGGCACAGGCATCATGGCCTTCGATTCGGACGTCACAGTAGCGTCCTGTTCTTTCCATGGGCTCACCGAAGGAGTATGGGTGGCCAACTTCCCCTACTTCAAAGGGGTCCGTATCCGCAACAACACGTTCACCGATTGCGTGCATAGCGTCGTGCTTCAAGGCACCCTGTTGGCTGAGGTCACCCGCAACGAGATCCAGGTGCCCATCTCCGCCGCGTGGCCCTATGCCGATGACGATGTACGTCGGGGCTACAACAATCCGGTCGGCATCTACTTGATCGGCAGCACCAACTATCACGTGGAGGAGAACACGGTCACAGGCAGCGAGACCCAACAGCACCTGCTCCACAAGCAATACAGCTTCGGTATCGTGGCCAGTGAGAGCATGTTCACCTGGCAGGACACCCCGGACATGTTCACCGATGCCCTCTTCGAGCAGAGCAGCGCGAGTATTTTCTTGAACCGGGTGACCGGATGCACCTTCGGCATCCAAATGGAGGGCGACAACAAGGGCGCCTATGACCTGAACGACCCCACCACCCATGGCTACGGCCTGTTGGTGGAATGCAACGACATGCAGGACGGCGGCCAGAACTGGTGGTTCGATATGGCGGTGGTGGGGAACTGGACCCCGGGCATGACCTACTCAGGCGTCCTAAGGGACCAAGGCTATTGCGACGTCCTCAATCCCCAATATCAAGCTGGCAACAAATTTCCTAGCTGCGATCAAGAGCCGTTCCATTTGGTCTTCGACATTAACGCTGATGCAACTCTATTCAGGTACTCCGACATAGCGAGCAAGCTACCGGCCATGTTATGCCGCGAAGCTCAGGGAGCTTTGTTCATTGAGTGCGATGATCTCCTTGGCGCTAGGGAGTGTGAATCCACGATCGATTGTGATCCCCCCTGCGCAGATTTGGTACTGGGCAGCCTTCAATCGAAACTGCTCGTCCTTGAGGATCTCCTGAGCGAGGCCACGGACAGCTTGGGCCGGGACAGTCTCTTGCGCAAGCATGCGGCGTTGAAAGCGAAGCAGCAGCACTACCACAATGCCCAGCTGCGCTACTACTTGGAGGCCGAGAACATGGACAGCGTGCTGGCCCTGGTGCGGCGGAACGAGCAACAGACCGAACTGCACTGGAGCCTGTATTTCTACATGAGCAAGGCGATGTATGCCGAGGCCGATTCCATCATCGACCTGATGATCGCCCAAGGTGGCGGAACGCCCAGCGCACACACGGCTTTGGTTCAGCTGCAGCTGAGCTTGCTGAACGCCCAGATCGCACCGGAAAACATGACCCCGGCGCAACACGCGCTGCTGGAGGCCATGGTGGAAGAGAACCCCTACGGCAGCCCGAGCGCCCAGGCCCTGCTGTCCCTGGCCTACCGCACCCCGTACAAGCGGGTACCCTGGCTGATGAACGATACGCTGCCGGAGAAGATGGTGGAGCGACCGACCGCTACTGCATCATGTCAACTGCGCTGCTATCCGAACCCAGCCGACGATCGGGTCATCCTTGTGGGTTGCTGGGATGAAGGAACGACGGTAAGTATGCACCTATACGACGCGCACGGTAGCCGTTTGGCAGTGGCCTGGAGACAGCAGGGCCAGCGTTTGGAACTTGACCTGTCCCGGTTCCCTTCGGGTCTGTACATGGCTGTTGTACACACGGCACTAGGCACGGAACCAGTTCGATTCCTTGTACGATGA